One segment of Streptomyces sp. XD-27 DNA contains the following:
- the mqnE gene encoding aminofutalosine synthase MqnE, with translation MDVGLKRELEQKVRAGERLSREDGLALYASDDLAWLGGLAHEVRTRKNGDVVHFNVNRHLNMTNVCTASCAYCSFQRKPGEKDAYTMRIEEAVRLAKTMEGENLTELHIVNGLHPNLPWRYYPRSLRELKAALPNVSLKAFTATEIHHFEKISGLSASEILDELIDAGLESLTGGGAEIFDWEVRQHIVDHDTHWEDWSRIHRLAHEKGLKTPCTMLYGHIEEPRHRVDHVLRLRELQDETGGFQVFIPLRYQHDFVDMKDGKIRNRLQARTQMATGAEALKTFAVSRLLFDNVPHVKVFWVMHGVQTAQLALNHGADDMDGSVVEYKITHDADNYGTPNKLTRDDLLELIRDAGFRPVERNTRYEVIREYEGPDPARRESPQPMRV, from the coding sequence ATGGATGTGGGACTCAAGCGCGAGCTCGAGCAGAAGGTTCGCGCCGGAGAGCGGCTGTCCCGTGAGGACGGCCTCGCCCTGTACGCGTCCGACGACCTGGCGTGGCTGGGCGGGCTGGCCCACGAGGTGCGGACACGTAAGAACGGTGACGTCGTCCACTTCAACGTCAACCGCCACCTCAACATGACGAACGTGTGCACCGCGTCCTGCGCGTACTGCTCCTTCCAGCGCAAGCCGGGGGAGAAGGACGCGTACACGATGCGCATCGAGGAGGCCGTGCGCCTCGCCAAGACGATGGAGGGGGAGAACCTCACCGAGCTGCACATCGTCAACGGCCTGCACCCGAACCTGCCCTGGCGCTACTACCCGCGCTCGCTGCGCGAGCTGAAGGCGGCGCTGCCGAACGTCTCGCTCAAGGCGTTCACCGCGACGGAGATCCACCACTTCGAGAAGATCTCGGGCCTGAGCGCGAGCGAGATCCTGGACGAGCTGATCGACGCGGGCCTGGAGTCCCTCACCGGCGGCGGCGCGGAGATCTTCGACTGGGAGGTGCGGCAGCACATCGTCGACCACGACACCCACTGGGAGGACTGGTCGCGCATCCACCGGCTGGCGCACGAGAAGGGTCTGAAGACCCCGTGCACCATGCTGTACGGCCACATCGAGGAGCCCCGCCACCGGGTCGACCACGTCCTGCGCCTCCGGGAGCTCCAGGACGAGACCGGCGGCTTCCAGGTCTTCATCCCGCTGCGCTACCAGCACGACTTCGTGGACATGAAGGACGGCAAGATCCGCAACCGCCTCCAGGCGCGGACGCAGATGGCGACGGGTGCGGAGGCGCTGAAGACCTTCGCGGTCTCCAGGCTGCTGTTCGACAACGTTCCGCACGTGAAGGTCTTCTGGGTGATGCACGGCGTGCAGACGGCCCAGCTCGCGCTGAACCACGGCGCGGACGACATGGACGGCTCGGTCGTCGAGTACAAGATCACCCACGACGCGGACAACTACGGCACGCCGAACAAGCTCACCCGCGACGACCTGCTGGAACTGATCCGCGACGCGGGCTTCCGCCCGGTGGAGCGGAACACGCGGTACGAGGTCATCCGCGAGTACGAGGGCCCGGACCCGGCCCGCCGCGAGTCCCCGCAGCCGATGCGGGTGTGA
- the mqnP gene encoding menaquinone biosynthesis prenyltransferase MqnP, with protein MSASAAAVPQPGRTRAFLRLVMIEHSVFALPFAYIAALTAMFADDERVHWGELLLVTVAMVGLRTFAMAANRIIDREIDARNPRTAGRELVTGAVSVRSAWTGALIALAVFLGAAALLNPLCLALAPVAVVPMVVYPYGKRFTNFPQAILGLAQAMGPVGAWLAVTGAWSWDAVILGLAVGVWIGGFDLIYACQDVETDREQGVGSVPARFGIPAALWGARGCHAVTTALLAWYGLATGAGAFFWFGLLVVAAAFVYEHTVVRPHDLSRLNRAFFTVNGFVGIALFVCALLDLLVRGLNA; from the coding sequence GTGAGCGCCTCGGCCGCCGCCGTGCCCCAGCCGGGGCGCACCAGGGCCTTCCTGCGCCTGGTGATGATCGAGCACTCGGTCTTCGCGCTGCCCTTCGCCTACATCGCCGCCCTGACCGCGATGTTCGCGGACGACGAGCGCGTCCATTGGGGCGAGTTGCTCCTGGTGACCGTCGCGATGGTGGGCCTGCGGACGTTCGCGATGGCCGCCAACCGGATCATCGACCGCGAGATCGACGCGCGCAATCCGCGCACCGCCGGCCGCGAACTGGTCACGGGCGCGGTCTCCGTGCGGTCCGCGTGGACCGGTGCGCTGATCGCGCTGGCCGTCTTCCTGGGCGCGGCCGCCCTGCTCAACCCGCTGTGCCTGGCGCTCGCGCCCGTCGCCGTGGTCCCGATGGTGGTCTATCCGTACGGCAAGCGGTTCACGAACTTCCCGCAGGCCATCCTGGGCCTCGCCCAGGCCATGGGGCCGGTCGGCGCCTGGCTCGCGGTCACCGGGGCCTGGTCCTGGGACGCGGTGATCCTCGGGCTGGCCGTCGGCGTCTGGATCGGCGGCTTCGACCTGATCTACGCCTGCCAGGACGTGGAGACGGACCGGGAGCAGGGCGTCGGGTCGGTTCCGGCGCGTTTCGGCATCCCGGCCGCCCTGTGGGGGGCGCGCGGCTGCCATGCCGTGACCACCGCGCTGCTGGCCTGGTACGGGCTGGCCACGGGTGCGGGAGCGTTCTTCTGGTTCGGCCTGCTGGTCGTCGCCGCGGCCTTCGTCTACGAGCACACCGTGGTCCGTCCGCACGACCTGTCGCGGCTGAACCGTGCCTTCTTCACGGTCAACGGTTTCGTCGGCATCGCGCTGTTCGTGTGCGCGCTGCTGGACCTGCTCGTGCGCGGACTCAACGCATGA
- a CDS encoding menaquinone biosynthesis decarboxylase produces MAYGDLRSFLRALDREGDLKRVKVEVDPYLEVGEITDRVNKAGGPALLFENVKGSSMPLAMNVFGTDRRLLKALGLRSYDEITEKIGGLVRPELPQGFGGMREAFGKLGSMAHVPPKKVKDAPVQEVVLRGDAVDLEALPALFTWPKDGGSFFNLGLTHTKHPETGVRNLGLYRLQRHDRRTIGMHWQIHKDSRNHYQVAARRGERLPVAIAFGCPPAVTYASTAPLPGDIDEYLFAGFLQGKRVEMVDCKTVPLQVPAHAEVVLEGWLEPGKTLPEGPFGDHTGFYTPQEAFPALTIDCVTMRERPLLQSIVVGRPPTEDGPLGRATERFFLPLLKIIVPDIVDYHLPEAGGFHNCAIVSIDKKYPKHAQKVMHAIWGAHMMSLTKLIVVVDADCDVHDLHEVAWRALGNTDYARDLTVVEGPVDHLDHASYQQFWGGKAGIDATRKLPEEGYTRDGGWPEMVESDPDTADRVSRRWKEYGL; encoded by the coding sequence ATGGCTTATGGCGATCTTCGTTCCTTTCTGCGGGCTCTTGACCGGGAAGGCGACCTCAAGCGTGTGAAGGTCGAAGTCGATCCGTACCTGGAGGTCGGCGAGATCACCGACCGGGTGAACAAGGCGGGCGGCCCGGCGCTGCTCTTCGAGAACGTCAAGGGCTCGTCGATGCCGCTGGCCATGAACGTCTTCGGCACCGACCGCCGGCTGCTCAAGGCCCTGGGCCTGCGCTCGTACGACGAGATCACCGAGAAGATCGGCGGGCTGGTCAGGCCGGAGCTGCCGCAGGGCTTCGGCGGGATGCGGGAGGCGTTCGGCAAGCTCGGCAGCATGGCGCACGTGCCGCCGAAGAAGGTCAAGGACGCGCCCGTCCAGGAGGTCGTCCTCCGGGGGGACGCGGTGGACCTGGAGGCGCTCCCGGCGCTGTTCACTTGGCCGAAGGACGGCGGGTCGTTCTTCAACCTGGGGCTCACCCACACCAAGCACCCCGAGACCGGGGTGCGGAACCTGGGCCTGTACCGCCTCCAGCGCCACGACCGGCGCACCATCGGCATGCACTGGCAGATCCACAAGGACAGCCGCAACCACTACCAGGTGGCGGCGCGGCGCGGCGAACGGCTGCCCGTGGCCATCGCCTTCGGCTGCCCGCCGGCCGTGACGTACGCCTCCACCGCGCCGCTCCCCGGCGACATCGACGAGTACCTCTTCGCGGGATTCCTCCAGGGCAAGCGGGTGGAGATGGTCGACTGCAAGACCGTGCCGCTCCAGGTCCCGGCGCACGCCGAGGTGGTGCTGGAGGGCTGGCTGGAGCCGGGGAAGACGCTGCCGGAGGGCCCGTTCGGGGACCACACGGGCTTCTACACCCCGCAGGAGGCTTTCCCGGCGCTGACCATCGACTGCGTGACGATGCGTGAACGGCCGCTGCTCCAGTCCATCGTGGTCGGTCGCCCGCCGACCGAGGACGGGCCGCTGGGGCGGGCCACGGAGCGGTTCTTCCTGCCCCTGCTCAAGATCATCGTGCCGGACATCGTGGACTACCACCTGCCGGAGGCGGGCGGCTTCCACAACTGCGCGATCGTCTCGATCGACAAGAAGTACCCCAAGCACGCGCAGAAGGTGATGCACGCGATCTGGGGCGCGCACATGATGTCGCTGACCAAGCTGATCGTGGTGGTCGACGCCGACTGCGACGTGCACGATCTGCACGAGGTGGCCTGGCGGGCGCTGGGCAACACCGACTACGCGCGCGACCTGACCGTCGTCGAGGGCCCGGTGGACCATCTGGACCACGCCTCGTACCAGCAGTTCTGGGGCGGCAAGGCGGGCATCGACGCGACGAGGAAGCTGCCCGAGGAGGGCTACACCCGCGACGGCGGCTGGCCGGAGATGGTCGAGTCGGACCCGGATACGGCCGATCGCGTGTCGCGCCGCTGGAAGGAGTACGGACTGTGA
- a CDS encoding UbiX family flavin prenyltransferase, producing MEPREQHSQSPDRAGAPPRRPWVVGVSGASGTPYAASVLRGLLWAGEAVDLVVSRASRLTLLDETGIAFRDAHWQQDLRAWLARGADGTPDAYEVDVSGVRHWAAGDLAAGPSSGSYPVKGMLIVPASTACVAGVALGLSKDLLQRVASVTLKERRPLVVAVRETPLNGQTLRHLVALDEAGAVVLPASPAFYAGATRIQDLVDFVAGRVLDAADVPHKLYRRWEGELRGGGGSRGEG from the coding sequence GTGGAGCCGCGTGAACAGCACAGCCAGAGTCCGGACCGTGCGGGGGCGCCGCCGCGCCGCCCCTGGGTGGTGGGTGTCTCCGGAGCGTCAGGGACGCCGTACGCCGCCTCGGTGCTGCGCGGGCTGCTGTGGGCGGGCGAGGCCGTGGACCTGGTGGTCAGCCGGGCGTCGCGGCTGACGCTGCTGGACGAGACGGGGATCGCGTTCCGGGACGCGCACTGGCAGCAGGACCTGCGGGCGTGGCTGGCGCGCGGCGCGGACGGCACCCCCGACGCGTACGAGGTGGATGTGTCGGGTGTGCGGCACTGGGCGGCCGGGGACCTGGCGGCGGGCCCGTCGTCGGGTTCGTATCCCGTCAAAGGGATGCTGATCGTCCCGGCGAGCACGGCGTGTGTGGCCGGGGTGGCCCTCGGCCTGTCGAAGGACCTGCTCCAGCGGGTGGCGAGCGTGACGCTCAAGGAGCGGCGGCCGCTGGTGGTCGCGGTGCGGGAGACCCCGCTGAACGGTCAGACGCTGCGGCATCTGGTGGCGCTGGACGAGGCGGGCGCCGTGGTGCTGCCCGCCTCGCCGGCGTTCTACGCGGGGGCGACGCGCATCCAGGATCTGGTGGACTTCGTCGCCGGGCGGGTGCTCGACGCGGCCGACGTGCCGCACAAGTTGTACCGCCGATGGGAAGGGGAGCTGCGCGGTGGCGGCGGCTCCCGGGGGGAGGGCTAG
- a CDS encoding helix-turn-helix domain-containing protein, which produces MGGDPFAADCRARIAFEVLANRWDSVVVFVLGENGPMRPRALLSRIGGLSPKVLNEALRRLEYNGLVERRRYAEAPPRVDYTLTEAGTALLAPIRALGAWAAVHGDAVLAAQDRFERSRVSKAPDGADRD; this is translated from the coding sequence ATGGGCGGCGACCCGTTCGCGGCGGACTGCCGGGCCCGGATCGCCTTCGAGGTGCTGGCCAACCGCTGGGACAGCGTCGTCGTCTTCGTCCTCGGCGAGAACGGCCCGATGCGCCCCCGCGCGCTGCTGTCCCGCATCGGCGGCCTCAGCCCCAAGGTGCTCAACGAGGCGCTGCGGCGGCTGGAGTACAACGGCCTGGTGGAGCGCCGCCGTTACGCCGAGGCCCCGCCCCGCGTCGACTACACCCTCACCGAGGCGGGCACCGCCCTCCTCGCCCCGATCCGCGCACTGGGCGCCTGGGCCGCGGTCCACGGGGACGCCGTCCTGGCGGCCCAGGACCGCTTCGAGAGGTCCCGCGTGTCGAAGGCCCCGGACGGGGCGGATCGCGACTGA
- a CDS encoding DUF4229 domain-containing protein yields the protein MPLKPNATFRYTVMRLGVFAACFLVMWALVYFKVVPAGANDSNFFWVLLLALVVSAPLSLVLLRKQRDAMSEQIVPKVDRFKEKLAANRGQEDGVQDGV from the coding sequence GTGCCTCTCAAGCCGAACGCGACGTTCCGCTACACCGTCATGCGTCTGGGTGTCTTCGCCGCCTGCTTCCTGGTCATGTGGGCCCTGGTCTACTTCAAGGTGGTCCCCGCCGGAGCCAACGACTCCAACTTCTTCTGGGTGCTCCTGCTCGCGCTCGTGGTCTCCGCGCCGCTGAGCCTGGTCCTGCTGCGCAAGCAGCGCGACGCCATGTCCGAGCAGATCGTCCCGAAGGTCGACCGCTTCAAGGAGAAGCTGGCCGCCAACCGCGGCCAGGAGGACGGTGTGCAGGACGGCGTGTAA
- a CDS encoding dicarboxylate/amino acid:cation symporter, translating into MSSTSSTPPESISKAFRLPKVPFWAQILLGLVLGVLLGWAARSGDIGWLVTTLDKIGSIFVQLLKLAVAPLVFFAILVSITNLRNVNNAARLATRTLLWFMATSLIAVAIGLTIGLLTNPGSGTGLTPKDGAKPEHAGSWLDFLTGIVPENVVTPFTELNVLQIVFMAAVAGIAALQLGEKAKPILDLSQAVLELLQKALWWVIRLAPLGTLGLIGFAIAKYGWNLIGKYATFTADIYIGCALVMFGVYPLLLATVAKVNPLQFFRGAWPAIQLAFVSRSSVGTMPLTQKVTERLGVPKEYASFAVPFGATTKMDGCASIYPAISAIFIAQIFDVHLDLGDYLLIAFVSVVGSAATAGLTGATVMLTLTLSTLGLPLEGVGLLMAIDPVLDMMRTATNVAGQALVPVVVAAKEKILDREAYDSATASPIDAPDAIDVREAEQKATVPAPA; encoded by the coding sequence TTGTCCTCCACGTCGTCCACGCCGCCCGAGTCCATATCGAAGGCGTTCCGTCTCCCCAAGGTCCCGTTCTGGGCGCAGATCCTGCTGGGTCTCGTCCTGGGCGTGCTGCTCGGCTGGGCCGCCCGCAGCGGCGACATCGGCTGGCTGGTGACCACCCTCGACAAGATCGGCTCGATCTTCGTCCAGCTGCTCAAGCTGGCCGTCGCCCCGCTGGTCTTCTTCGCGATCCTCGTCTCGATCACCAACCTGCGGAACGTCAACAACGCCGCCCGGCTGGCCACCCGCACCCTCCTGTGGTTCATGGCCACCTCGCTGATCGCGGTCGCCATCGGCCTCACGATCGGCCTGCTGACCAACCCCGGCTCCGGGACCGGCCTCACCCCCAAGGACGGCGCCAAGCCCGAGCACGCGGGCTCCTGGCTGGACTTCCTCACCGGCATCGTCCCGGAGAACGTCGTCACCCCGTTCACCGAGCTGAACGTCCTTCAGATCGTCTTCATGGCCGCCGTCGCCGGCATCGCCGCCCTCCAGCTCGGCGAGAAGGCCAAGCCGATCCTCGACCTCAGCCAGGCCGTCCTGGAACTGCTCCAGAAGGCCCTGTGGTGGGTCATCCGGCTCGCCCCGCTGGGCACCCTCGGCCTCATCGGCTTCGCCATCGCCAAGTACGGCTGGAACCTGATCGGCAAGTACGCCACCTTCACCGCCGACATCTACATCGGCTGCGCCCTGGTGATGTTCGGCGTCTACCCGCTGCTGCTGGCGACCGTCGCCAAGGTCAACCCGCTCCAGTTCTTCCGCGGCGCCTGGCCCGCCATCCAGCTCGCCTTCGTCTCCCGCTCCTCCGTCGGCACCATGCCGCTGACCCAGAAGGTCACCGAGCGCCTGGGCGTCCCGAAGGAGTACGCGTCCTTCGCGGTGCCGTTCGGCGCCACGACCAAGATGGACGGCTGCGCCTCGATCTACCCGGCCATCTCCGCGATCTTCATCGCCCAGATCTTCGACGTGCACCTCGACCTCGGCGACTACCTGCTCATCGCCTTCGTCTCGGTCGTCGGCTCCGCCGCCACGGCGGGCCTGACCGGCGCGACCGTCATGCTGACCCTGACCCTGTCCACGCTCGGCCTCCCGCTGGAGGGCGTCGGCCTGCTGATGGCGATCGACCCGGTCCTGGACATGATGAGGACGGCCACGAACGTCGCCGGCCAGGCGCTGGTCCCGGTCGTCGTCGCGGCGAAGGAGAAGATCCTGGACCGCGAGGCGTACGACTCCGCGACGGCCTCCCCGATCGACGCGCCCGACGCGATCGACGTCCGCGAGGCCGAGCAGAAGGCGACCGTTCCGGCGCCTGCCTGA
- a CDS encoding Lrp/AsnC family transcriptional regulator → MDAVDRQLIQALRENGRASYAELGRLVGLSGPSVTDRINRLEAAGVITGYRATVDAPSLGLGVTALIGIQLSDATDHEDVAQRLRELAEIEDCWFIAGDDSYMLKVRASDVDGLERIIRRLSATKGVSRTRTTIVLSTKWENRVGELPENV, encoded by the coding sequence ATGGACGCGGTGGACAGGCAGCTCATCCAGGCCCTCCGGGAGAACGGCAGGGCCTCATACGCGGAGCTCGGCCGGCTGGTCGGCCTCTCCGGCCCGAGCGTCACGGACCGGATCAACCGCCTGGAGGCGGCCGGCGTGATCACCGGCTACCGCGCCACCGTGGACGCGCCCTCCCTCGGCCTGGGCGTGACGGCCCTGATCGGCATCCAGCTCTCCGACGCCACCGACCACGAGGACGTGGCGCAGCGGCTGCGCGAGCTGGCCGAGATCGAGGACTGCTGGTTCATCGCGGGCGACGACTCCTACATGCTCAAGGTGCGGGCGTCCGACGTGGACGGCCTGGAGCGCATCATCCGGCGGCTGTCCGCCACCAAGGGCGTCTCGCGCACGCGGACCACGATCGTGCTCTCCACGAAGTGGGAGAACCGGGTCGGCGAACTTCCCGAAAACGTCTAG
- a CDS encoding caspase family protein: MRLPDRDRSRAVLIGVGAYANSELPDVPAVHNNVRDLRRELTRTRGGAFHPEHCVEITDPVEGGSVGRQLLHAAKQAEDVFLVYYAGHGLVGARRRELYLALGETDPEALFYTAMPFEGVREAFLASPAKNRILLLDCCFSGRAIGEHLSDDASVVMGQLDISGTYILTSAAANEPAMVEPGARHTAFTEELIARLREGGLTLDGLYRELHRSLTGRGLPAPQRCGTETAQELVLAEGPAQSAPAPAGTADGPPSATEDPETAVAALRPLAKADLVTHGEAFADALQKWAEWLFGEDRCEEGRAADDEAVRVFRALAKEDSARYRPRLAGALRELSTGLDALGRLEGARAALEEAVRLYRELAEQEPALYRVHLAHTLDLLGSILTERGRHVKAALVHGELAGLRRGALEEGDLTERPVLARVLSELAVNLREVAKYEEALEASDEAVRLYRELVAEDPAGYNTQLAFELRNQGYLLAKAARLDEALQAKDEAVDIYRVLAEEDEKRYGGPLADALMALGKDLTELNRHAEALAADTEAVELLRPLAETNPAAYRPKLADALKYQVIDLRGLHREAEAQKLDEEAKALKALDAAE; encoded by the coding sequence GTGCGGCTGCCTGACCGGGACCGTTCCCGCGCCGTCCTGATCGGCGTCGGCGCGTACGCCAACTCCGAGCTGCCCGACGTGCCGGCGGTCCACAACAACGTGCGCGACCTGCGCCGCGAACTCACGAGGACGCGCGGCGGGGCGTTCCACCCCGAGCACTGCGTGGAGATCACCGACCCGGTGGAGGGCGGCAGCGTGGGTCGTCAGCTCCTGCACGCGGCCAAGCAGGCGGAGGACGTCTTCCTCGTCTACTACGCGGGCCACGGGCTGGTGGGCGCACGGAGACGCGAGCTGTATCTGGCCCTGGGCGAGACCGATCCGGAGGCCCTGTTCTATACGGCGATGCCGTTCGAGGGGGTACGCGAGGCGTTTCTGGCCAGCCCCGCCAAGAACCGGATCCTGCTGCTGGACTGCTGCTTCTCCGGGCGCGCGATCGGCGAGCACCTCTCGGACGACGCGTCGGTGGTGATGGGCCAGCTCGACATCTCCGGTACGTACATCCTGACGTCGGCGGCGGCGAACGAGCCCGCGATGGTGGAGCCGGGGGCGCGGCATACGGCGTTCACCGAGGAGCTCATCGCGCGGCTGCGGGAGGGCGGTCTGACGCTGGACGGGCTCTACCGGGAGCTGCACCGGTCGCTGACGGGGCGCGGGCTGCCCGCGCCGCAGCGGTGCGGGACGGAGACGGCGCAGGAACTGGTGCTTGCGGAGGGACCGGCGCAGTCCGCTCCGGCGCCTGCCGGTACCGCGGACGGTCCGCCATCAGCGACGGAAGACCCCGAGACGGCGGTGGCCGCGCTCCGGCCGCTGGCCAAGGCGGACCTTGTGACGCATGGTGAGGCATTCGCCGATGCGCTGCAGAAGTGGGCGGAATGGCTCTTCGGCGAGGATCGCTGCGAGGAGGGGCGGGCGGCGGACGATGAGGCAGTACGTGTCTTCCGGGCGCTGGCCAAGGAGGACTCCGCTCGGTACCGCCCTCGCCTGGCCGGGGCCCTGCGCGAGCTGAGCACCGGTCTGGATGCGCTGGGCCGGTTGGAGGGGGCGAGGGCTGCCCTCGAAGAGGCGGTGCGGCTGTACCGGGAACTGGCAGAACAGGAGCCTGCCCTCTACCGCGTTCACCTCGCCCATACCCTGGATCTTCTGGGCAGCATCCTGACCGAGCGGGGGCGGCATGTGAAGGCGGCGCTCGTCCACGGCGAGTTGGCCGGACTCCGCCGCGGCGCGCTTGAGGAGGGAGACCTCACGGAGCGACCGGTCCTGGCACGGGTGCTCAGTGAACTGGCTGTGAATCTCCGTGAGGTGGCGAAGTACGAGGAGGCGCTGGAAGCCAGTGACGAGGCGGTGCGGCTGTACCGCGAGCTGGTGGCGGAGGACCCCGCGGGTTACAACACCCAGCTCGCCTTCGAGCTGAGGAACCAGGGATATCTCCTCGCCAAGGCCGCACGGCTCGATGAGGCGTTGCAGGCGAAGGACGAGGCGGTGGACATCTACCGGGTCCTGGCCGAGGAGGACGAGAAGCGGTACGGCGGACCGCTTGCCGATGCCCTGATGGCCCTCGGCAAGGACCTGACAGAACTTAATCGGCATGCCGAGGCGCTGGCGGCGGACACGGAGGCCGTGGAGCTGCTCCGGCCCTTGGCGGAGACCAACCCGGCGGCCTACCGTCCGAAGCTCGCCGACGCGCTGAAGTACCAGGTCATCGACCTCAGAGGACTGCACCGGGAGGCGGAGGCGCAGAAGCTCGACGAGGAGGCGAAGGCGCTGAAGGCGCTCGATGCGGCGGAGTAG
- a CDS encoding NAD(P)-binding domain-containing protein — translation MTHGTTSHDTNHDTNGSGTMRIGILGTGAMAAALGGAWVRAGHSVMVGGRDAAAAAGMADRIGAAGHGGLVEAARYGEAVLVAVPADVAPKLVEDLGPDLAGRTLLDCTVPMAPGADGPGLTTAGGTDSVAERLAAAAPEAHVAKVFGICHESIWTLPRPAFEGAPLAVPFCADAPSTAALVAELVTSMGCDPMACGGLERAALLEAAAVFAIGVWWSGGEARHAFPAPALAPGAVDD, via the coding sequence ATGACACACGGCACAACATCCCACGACACGAACCACGACACGAACGGGAGCGGGACGATGCGCATCGGCATTCTCGGTACGGGCGCCATGGCGGCGGCGCTGGGCGGGGCCTGGGTGCGGGCCGGGCACTCGGTCATGGTGGGCGGGCGGGACGCCGCGGCCGCCGCCGGAATGGCGGACCGTATCGGTGCCGCCGGGCACGGCGGCCTGGTCGAGGCGGCGCGGTACGGCGAGGCCGTGCTGGTCGCCGTACCCGCCGACGTCGCACCCAAGCTGGTCGAAGACCTGGGCCCGGACCTCGCCGGGCGGACCCTGCTCGACTGCACGGTGCCGATGGCGCCCGGCGCCGACGGCCCGGGGCTGACCACGGCCGGCGGCACGGACTCGGTCGCCGAACGTCTCGCGGCCGCCGCGCCGGAGGCGCATGTCGCCAAGGTCTTCGGCATCTGCCACGAGAGCATCTGGACCCTGCCGCGGCCGGCCTTCGAGGGCGCGCCGCTGGCCGTGCCCTTCTGCGCGGACGCGCCGTCCACCGCCGCGCTGGTGGCGGAGCTCGTCACGTCGATGGGCTGCGACCCGATGGCCTGCGGCGGGCTGGAGCGCGCGGCGCTGCTGGAGGCGGCCGCGGTCTTCGCCATCGGCGTGTGGTGGTCCGGCGGCGAGGCCCGACACGCCTTCCCCGCCCCGGCCCTGGCCCCCGGCGCCGTCGACGACTAG
- a CDS encoding DoxX family protein has protein sequence MFTAYVVVTVLAAAANGYSASNHFTRPQWILDTMTSYNVPLTWLPPLGVLKAAGVLGLLVGLRVTAIAVAASVGLILYYVGAMAAILRSRRYAHLPAPVPFLLLVAGSLTLRLASS, from the coding sequence ATGTTCACGGCCTACGTCGTCGTCACCGTCCTGGCCGCCGCGGCCAACGGGTACTCAGCCAGCAACCACTTCACGCGTCCCCAGTGGATCCTCGACACCATGACCAGCTACAACGTGCCGCTTACGTGGCTTCCCCCGCTGGGCGTCCTCAAGGCCGCCGGCGTGCTGGGTCTGCTCGTGGGCCTCCGCGTGACCGCGATCGCGGTCGCGGCCTCGGTCGGCCTCATCCTGTACTACGTCGGCGCGATGGCCGCCATCCTGCGTTCCCGCCGTTACGCGCATCTCCCCGCCCCGGTGCCGTTCCTGCTGCTGGTCGCGGGCTCCCTGACGTTGCGGCTGGCCTCGTCCTGA
- a CDS encoding PLD nuclease N-terminal domain-containing protein, whose translation MLRVLLILVPLALSIYAFIDCITTDEQDVRHLPKPIWAILVLLFPVVGSISWLIAGRQRTLAAGGGGGIGRGGRRGGWVAPDDNPEFLKSLNDRQGKDTKGDGTDEGPRRKDDGPEDAPPAG comes from the coding sequence ATGCTCCGAGTGCTGCTGATTCTGGTACCGCTGGCGCTCAGCATCTACGCGTTCATCGACTGCATCACCACCGACGAGCAGGACGTCCGCCACCTGCCCAAGCCCATCTGGGCGATCCTGGTGCTGCTCTTCCCGGTCGTCGGCTCGATCTCGTGGCTGATCGCCGGGCGGCAGCGGACGCTCGCCGCGGGCGGCGGCGGGGGCATCGGCCGGGGCGGGCGGCGCGGCGGCTGGGTCGCGCCGGACGACAACCCGGAGTTCCTCAAGTCCCTGAACGACCGGCAGGGCAAGGACACCAAGGGCGACGGGACCGACGAGGGGCCGCGCCGCAAGGACGACGGCCCCGAGGACGCCCCGCCGGCCGGCTGA